The Paenibacillus sp. FSL R7-0204 genome includes a region encoding these proteins:
- a CDS encoding serine hydrolase domain-containing protein → MEFGIKNTLASRFSLASMSKQFTAFAVMLLHDKGLLDVDQPARLYLPAELAIDESITVHHLLSHTSGLYNFYNFENDFFGGDYRLDYSRTRFFGQYINKKPTKPAGAAYDYNNSNYNLLAWIIEHVSGEKYGEFLHRHLFLPLGMTNSMVDDGGAVIENRSSNYITDFAETVKCPYYNEKFSIGAAAVVSDCGDLYVYAAFLR, encoded by the coding sequence ATGGAGTTTGGAATTAAAAATACGCTGGCGTCACGCTTCTCGCTCGCCTCTATGTCGAAGCAATTTACGGCCTTTGCCGTCATGCTGCTGCATGATAAGGGCCTGCTGGATGTTGACCAGCCTGCACGCCTCTATCTCCCGGCAGAGCTTGCCATTGATGAGTCGATCACTGTCCATCATTTGCTGTCACATACCTCCGGTCTATACAACTTTTATAATTTTGAGAACGATTTCTTCGGCGGAGACTACCGGCTGGATTATTCCCGGACAAGGTTCTTCGGGCAATACATTAACAAGAAGCCAACCAAGCCGGCAGGAGCAGCGTACGATTATAATAACTCCAACTACAATTTGCTGGCCTGGATCATTGAGCATGTCTCGGGTGAGAAGTACGGTGAGTTTTTGCATCGTCATCTCTTCCTGCCACTTGGTATGACGAACAGCATGGTGGATGACGGGGGCGCCGTGATTGAGAACAGATCCAGCAACTATATCACAGACTTCGCGGAAACCGTCAAATGCCCGTATTATAACGAGAAGTTCAGCATCGGTGCTGCTGCGGTTGTTTCGGACTGCGGGGATTTGTACGTATATGCAGCATTTTTACGCTGA
- a CDS encoding ABC transporter ATP-binding protein — translation MLTIKNFTKSYKGGAKAVNDLSLEVERGDIYGFIGHNGAGKTTTIRAVVGVLDFEQGEIEIDGISIKKDPLACKSKIAYIPDNPDLYDHLTGIQYLNFIGDLFSVSKSTRERLIGQYGDAFQLTASLGDLISSYSHGMKQKLAIISALIHEPKLLVLDEPFVGLDPKAAHTLKTIMADVCSRGSAIFFSTHVLDTAEKLCNKIAIIKGGRLIAHGKTEEVRGENSLEDVFMELIDHD, via the coding sequence ATGCTGACCATCAAGAATTTTACGAAGAGTTACAAAGGCGGGGCTAAAGCGGTGAATGATCTTAGCCTCGAAGTTGAACGGGGTGACATCTACGGCTTCATCGGGCATAACGGCGCAGGCAAGACTACTACCATCCGCGCTGTGGTGGGCGTGCTTGATTTTGAACAAGGGGAGATTGAAATTGACGGCATCTCAATTAAGAAAGATCCGTTAGCCTGTAAGTCGAAAATTGCCTACATCCCGGATAACCCGGACCTGTACGATCACCTGACGGGGATTCAGTACCTGAATTTCATCGGCGATCTCTTCAGTGTATCGAAGTCCACCCGGGAGCGGCTGATCGGGCAATACGGCGATGCCTTCCAGCTCACAGCCAGTCTGGGCGACTTGATCTCCTCGTATTCCCACGGCATGAAGCAGAAGCTGGCCATTATCTCGGCGCTGATTCATGAGCCGAAGCTGCTGGTGCTGGACGAACCTTTTGTCGGCCTTGATCCGAAGGCGGCGCATACGCTGAAGACGATCATGGCAGATGTGTGCAGCAGAGGCAGTGCGATTTTCTTCTCCACGCATGTGCTGGATACCGCTGAGAAGCTCTGCAATAAGATTGCGATCATCAAAGGCGGTCGGCTGATTGCCCATGGTAAGACCGAAGAGGTCAGGGGCGAGAATAGCCTGGAGGATGTATTCATGGAGCTGATCGATCATGATTAA
- a CDS encoding ABC transporter ATP-binding protein: protein MLELKLNQVSKQFSAKRAVNGISIQISNGVYGLLGANGAGKTTLLRMICGVLNPTSGTIQMNKEDISDMGERYRDLLGYLPQDFGYYPDFSAEEFLWYVGSLKGLTLAASKGKARELLGTVALEDVARKKIRTFSGGMKQRLGIAQALLNDPRILVLDEPTAGLDPKERVRFRNLIADLARDKIVIMSTHIVSDVEYIADQILVMKKGELMKSGTVDQLTATMKGCVWTCHVPLRDAEEWNARYCVSNLRHEGDQVELRIVSADQPNETAISVVPSLEDFYLYHFQDEEEAVTAKGK from the coding sequence ATGCTTGAACTGAAATTAAATCAAGTGAGCAAACAATTTTCTGCTAAAAGAGCGGTAAACGGGATCTCAATCCAGATTTCTAATGGTGTCTATGGCCTACTGGGAGCAAATGGTGCAGGAAAAACAACACTGCTACGAATGATCTGCGGAGTCCTGAACCCTACATCGGGTACGATTCAGATGAATAAAGAGGATATCAGTGACATGGGGGAGCGCTATCGTGACTTGCTTGGCTATCTGCCCCAAGACTTCGGTTATTATCCTGATTTCAGTGCAGAGGAGTTTCTGTGGTATGTTGGATCGCTAAAGGGATTGACTTTGGCGGCATCAAAAGGGAAAGCACGGGAATTACTGGGCACAGTGGCTCTGGAGGATGTGGCCCGGAAGAAAATTCGTACCTTTTCTGGAGGAATGAAGCAGCGGCTGGGTATTGCACAGGCTCTTCTTAATGATCCCCGCATTCTGGTACTGGACGAGCCCACGGCAGGTCTTGATCCTAAAGAACGGGTCCGTTTCCGTAATTTAATTGCTGATCTGGCCAGAGATAAAATAGTAATTATGTCAACCCATATTGTATCCGATGTGGAATATATTGCCGATCAAATTCTTGTAATGAAAAAAGGGGAGTTGATGAAAAGCGGAACGGTTGATCAACTGACAGCAACGATGAAAGGATGCGTATGGACTTGTCATGTCCCGCTGCGGGATGCTGAGGAATGGAATGCCCGATATTGTGTAAGCAATTTGCGCCATGAAGGGGATCAGGTGGAATTGAGAATTGTGTCCGCAGATCAACCGAACGAGACGGCGATATCAGTCGTACCCTCATTGGAGGACTTCTATTTATATCATTTTCAGGATGAAGAAGAAGCTGTCACGGCTAAGGGGAAATAG
- a CDS encoding RNA polymerase sigma factor produces the protein MDEVEWIRKIQEGETQYLTPLIEHYYPGIQKYCYYRVRSEEEAKDLTQETFYRFCRGIDKYRHAGKCLAYLYTIARNLCNDYLQKRRSLSWEQVQETEKVYTRQTPSIEEQVEGEQLVTELLLLLPEEQREMVFMRYCLDMTFRDIARVTGVNVCMAQYKVNRGLVVFRNYLERSEFVEKEEATFHHNHTKRLPFVSR, from the coding sequence GTGGATGAGGTAGAGTGGATCCGAAAAATACAGGAGGGGGAGACGCAGTATCTTACACCGCTGATCGAGCATTACTACCCAGGGATTCAGAAGTACTGCTACTACAGGGTCCGAAGTGAGGAAGAAGCAAAAGATCTGACTCAGGAAACCTTCTATCGATTCTGCAGAGGTATTGACAAGTATAGGCATGCGGGAAAATGTCTTGCCTATTTATACACAATCGCCCGGAATCTTTGTAATGATTACCTGCAAAAACGACGCTCATTGTCTTGGGAGCAAGTGCAGGAAACAGAAAAAGTGTATACACGGCAAACCCCTTCTATTGAAGAGCAAGTGGAAGGAGAGCAGCTGGTGACTGAACTGCTTCTGCTGCTGCCTGAAGAACAGAGGGAAATGGTCTTTATGCGATACTGTCTGGACATGACTTTTCGCGACATTGCCCGTGTTACGGGAGTAAATGTATGCATGGCCCAATATAAGGTGAATCGCGGACTAGTTGTATTTAGAAACTATTTAGAAAGGAGTGAGTTTGTTGAAAAAGAAGAAGCAACATTTCATCACAACCACACTAAGAGACTACCCTTCGTTTCCCGTTGA
- a CDS encoding ABC transporter ATP-binding protein has protein sequence MKKIISGENITKQYGTGEEQRKVLDGVSVEIHEGEFVSVMGPSGSGKSTLMFALSGMDRIDWGLVTFEGRDLAILAEDELADLRRSGMGFVFQQPTLMKNLNILDNIILPSMRSNRRKVAAITDKAQQLMQKVGIAELAKRDITEASGGQLQRAGICRALMGNPRIIFGDEPTGALNLKAAEEIMDLLSGINEEGTAIMLVTHDATVAARTQRIMFMCDGRIVDEIRLPKYSGGTLEPRMNLITAKMREIGI, from the coding sequence ATGAAGAAGATCATTTCGGGAGAAAATATAACCAAACAATATGGCACCGGCGAGGAGCAGCGCAAGGTGCTGGACGGGGTATCCGTCGAGATTCACGAAGGTGAATTCGTCTCGGTAATGGGACCCTCAGGCTCAGGGAAGTCCACGCTGATGTTTGCACTGAGCGGTATGGACCGGATCGACTGGGGGCTGGTAACTTTTGAAGGCAGGGACCTGGCGATACTTGCCGAGGATGAGCTTGCCGATCTCCGCAGATCAGGAATGGGCTTCGTGTTCCAGCAGCCGACGCTGATGAAGAATCTGAACATCCTGGACAATATTATTCTGCCGTCGATGCGCAGCAACCGTCGGAAGGTTGCGGCGATTACGGATAAGGCGCAGCAGCTTATGCAGAAGGTGGGGATCGCGGAGCTGGCGAAGCGTGATATTACAGAGGCTTCGGGCGGACAGCTGCAACGGGCTGGGATCTGCCGCGCGCTGATGGGCAATCCGCGCATTATTTTCGGGGATGAGCCGACCGGTGCGCTGAATCTGAAGGCTGCCGAGGAGATCATGGACCTGCTGTCCGGAATCAATGAAGAAGGTACGGCCATCATGCTGGTCACCCATGATGCCACTGTGGCAGCCAGGACGCAGCGGATTATGTTCATGTGTGACGGCCGGATCGTCGATGAGATACGCCTGCCGAAATACAGCGGAGGGACGCTTGAGCCCCGCATGAACTTAATCACGGCAAAAATGCGGGAGATTGGGATATGA
- a CDS encoding ABC transporter permease, protein MFYRIIRRDIRTSKGITLTTMLFVAAAAMLVSLSAILVVNLSGAIDHLMTQAKTPHFLQMHSGQLDQARLKAFSEQNSKVEDHQVLNFLNVEGAKIVMDGHTLTDSVQDNGFSTQSGRFDYLLDLDGNVINVRGGEVYVPISYMKDGSVKAGGTVTVGDTSLTVAGFLRDSQMNSLLASSKRFLVSPADYAELAQYGTTEYLIEFRLKDLSMLGAFETDYTAAGLEGNGPVITYPLFRVLNAISDGLMIAVILLASVLVVIIAFLCIRFTLMATIESDYREIGVMKAIGLRVSDLKRIYLAKYAAIAALGSILGLALSFSFRGLLLENIRLYMGESGHPALALACGILGVLLVFLIIVAYVNRVLKRFRKISAVEAIRFGTSQQTRAGSGRFTLSANRLLNTNVYLGVKDVLSRKALYATMLAVLVISSFLMIVPQNLYHTISSPSFITYMGIGDSDLRLDIQQTDHIAEKAADIARVMEQDVMIFRFAVLTTHALNVKLDNGDLERIKVELGDHSIFPVAYAEGHGPAAANEIALSAANAKELGKQAGDSLTLLVDGKAKELTVSGIYSDVTNGGKTAKATFTTTSDQAMWAVIYAELADSMLISSKVSEYAERFSYAKVSDIGEYVTQTLGSTISSVGKAAWAALAVMLVLNVLITLLFMRMLVAKDRYPIAVMKSMGFRNSDLTVQYYARSIFVLVTGMALGILLANTIGQILAGAVISSFGASSFKFVVNPLSAYLLCPLIMTGSVLIGAVIGTSGIGRIQISGNIKE, encoded by the coding sequence ATGTTTTACCGAATCATCCGCAGAGATATCCGCACAAGCAAGGGAATTACACTCACGACAATGCTGTTCGTAGCGGCTGCAGCCATGCTCGTCTCTCTGTCAGCCATTCTGGTCGTCAATCTGAGCGGGGCCATCGATCATCTGATGACACAGGCGAAGACGCCGCATTTCCTGCAGATGCATTCAGGCCAGCTGGATCAAGCCCGGCTCAAGGCTTTTTCAGAGCAGAACAGCAAGGTTGAAGATCACCAGGTGCTTAACTTCCTCAATGTAGAAGGTGCAAAGATTGTCATGGACGGCCATACGCTTACGGACAGTGTTCAGGATAACGGCTTCAGCACGCAGAGCGGGAGGTTTGATTATCTGCTTGATCTGGACGGGAATGTGATTAATGTACGGGGCGGTGAGGTGTATGTCCCGATCAGTTATATGAAGGATGGCTCCGTCAAGGCCGGAGGGACGGTTACCGTGGGAGACACAAGTCTCACCGTAGCGGGGTTCCTGCGGGATTCACAGATGAACTCACTGCTTGCTTCGTCGAAGCGGTTCCTCGTCAGCCCGGCGGATTATGCGGAGCTGGCGCAGTACGGAACCACGGAATACCTGATTGAGTTCAGACTGAAGGACCTGTCGATGCTGGGAGCCTTCGAAACCGACTATACTGCAGCAGGACTTGAGGGGAACGGCCCGGTGATTACGTACCCCCTGTTCAGAGTGCTTAATGCGATTTCTGACGGGCTGATGATTGCGGTGATCCTGCTGGCGAGCGTGCTGGTCGTTATTATTGCTTTTCTATGTATACGGTTCACCCTCATGGCAACCATCGAGAGCGATTACCGGGAGATCGGTGTCATGAAGGCCATCGGTCTGCGCGTCTCGGATCTCAAAAGAATCTATCTGGCCAAATACGCAGCGATAGCAGCTCTGGGGAGTATCCTCGGCTTGGCATTATCGTTCAGCTTCAGAGGTCTGCTGCTTGAGAATATCAGGCTGTATATGGGCGAAAGTGGGCATCCGGCACTTGCTCTGGCCTGCGGCATACTTGGCGTACTGCTCGTATTCCTCATTATTGTTGCCTATGTGAACAGGGTGCTGAAGCGTTTCCGGAAGATTTCGGCGGTCGAAGCCATCCGTTTCGGCACATCCCAGCAGACCCGGGCGGGCTCAGGGCGGTTTACCTTGAGCGCCAACCGGCTGCTGAACACGAATGTTTATCTAGGCGTTAAGGATGTCTTGTCGAGAAAAGCTCTATATGCAACTATGCTTGCAGTACTCGTCATCTCTTCCTTCCTTATGATTGTGCCCCAGAATCTCTATCATACGATCTCCTCTCCAAGCTTCATTACATACATGGGCATCGGTGACAGTGATCTGCGCCTGGATATCCAGCAGACGGACCATATTGCAGAGAAGGCCGCAGATATTGCGCGGGTGATGGAGCAGGATGTGATGATCTTCCGCTTTGCGGTGCTGACCACTCACGCGCTGAATGTGAAGCTGGACAATGGCGACCTTGAGCGGATAAAGGTTGAGCTGGGCGACCATTCCATTTTTCCGGTGGCCTATGCTGAAGGACATGGCCCGGCTGCAGCGAATGAGATTGCCCTCTCCGCCGCGAATGCCAAGGAGCTGGGCAAGCAAGCCGGCGATTCCCTGACCCTGCTCGTAGACGGAAAAGCGAAGGAGCTTACGGTGTCCGGGATTTACTCGGATGTGACCAATGGCGGGAAAACAGCCAAGGCCACCTTCACTACGACTTCTGATCAGGCCATGTGGGCCGTGATTTATGCGGAGCTTGCCGATTCCATGCTGATCAGCAGCAAGGTGAGTGAATATGCAGAGCGGTTCAGTTATGCGAAGGTGTCCGATATCGGGGAATATGTGACGCAGACCCTCGGCTCTACCATTAGCTCAGTCGGTAAGGCTGCATGGGCTGCTCTAGCCGTGATGCTGGTCCTTAATGTACTGATTACACTGCTGTTTATGCGTATGCTGGTAGCTAAGGACCGTTACCCTATAGCCGTCATGAAATCCATGGGCTTCCGGAATTCAGATCTGACTGTACAGTATTATGCGCGTTCTATCTTTGTACTTGTGACCGGAATGGCTCTGGGCATCCTGCTGGCGAACACCATAGGGCAGATTCTTGCAGGAGCAGTAATCTCCTCCTTCGGGGCTTCGTCATTCAAGTTCGTGGTGAATCCGCTCTCAGCGTATCTGCTGTGTCCGCTAATCATGACTGGTTCTGTACTCATCGGGGCGGTTATCGGCACATCGGGCATCGGTAGAATTCAAATATCCGGCAATATTAAGGAGTAG